A genomic segment from Barrientosiimonas humi encodes:
- a CDS encoding CoA-binding protein, with translation MTWTEPSALERQAILRQARTIAIVGASDNPSRASYFVSTYLQAETTYDLWFVNPRLTELLGQKVYPSLADLPGEPDVVDVFRKASDLPQVADDAIAAHAKVLWLQLGLFDQDVADRATDAGLQVVMNRCLKVEHARFHGGLHLAGFDTGVIDSRRRR, from the coding sequence ATGACCTGGACCGAGCCGTCCGCCCTCGAGCGTCAGGCGATCCTGCGCCAGGCGCGCACCATCGCGATCGTCGGGGCGTCCGACAACCCTTCTCGCGCAAGCTATTTCGTCTCCACCTATCTCCAGGCCGAGACGACGTACGACCTGTGGTTCGTCAACCCGCGCCTCACCGAGCTGCTCGGGCAGAAGGTCTATCCCTCCCTCGCCGACCTTCCCGGCGAGCCCGACGTCGTCGACGTCTTCCGCAAGGCGTCCGACCTGCCGCAGGTGGCCGACGACGCGATCGCCGCGCACGCCAAGGTGCTGTGGTTGCAGCTCGGCCTGTTCGACCAGGACGTCGCCGACCGCGCCACCGACGCCGGGCTGCAGGTCGTGATGAACCGCTGCCTGAAGGTCGAGCACGCCCGCTTCCACGGAGGCCTGCACCTGGCCGGTTTCGACACCGGCGTGATCGACTCGCGCCGGCGTCGCTGA
- a CDS encoding O-acetylhomoserine aminocarboxypropyltransferase/cysteine synthase family protein: MTADRPRDRTFGFRTRSVHAGAVPDPSTGARAVPIYQTTSFVFDDTTDAATLFALQKYGNIYTRIGNPTVAALEERMASLEGGLGAVATASGQAAEFAVFAALAGAGDRIVASSNLYGGTLTQLDVTLRRFGVDTVFVGGGDPADYAAAIDERTRCVFVEAVANPSGAVADIAGLAEVAHAAGIPLVVDATTVTPFLLRPIEHGADIVIHSATKFLGGHGTTLGGVVVESGRFPWDNGKFPMMTEPVASYGGVSWWGNFGEYGFLTKLRSEQLRDIGAALSPHSAFLLLQGVETLAQRMTEHVRNARQVAEWLAADERVAWVAYAGLPDHPDHDRAQRYLPDGPGAVFSFGVAAPDGEERAAGQRFIEAVRLCSHLANIGDARTLVIHPASTTHQQLNDDQLVAGGVRPDLVRISVGIEDVDDILWDLDQALDAATKPGGDA; the protein is encoded by the coding sequence ATGACCGCCGACCGACCGCGCGACCGGACCTTCGGCTTCCGCACCCGCTCGGTGCACGCCGGAGCGGTCCCCGACCCCTCCACCGGCGCGCGCGCCGTGCCGATCTATCAGACGACCAGCTTCGTCTTCGACGACACCACCGACGCCGCGACGCTGTTCGCGCTGCAGAAGTACGGCAACATCTACACCCGCATCGGCAACCCGACGGTCGCCGCGCTCGAGGAGCGGATGGCCAGCCTCGAGGGCGGGCTCGGCGCCGTCGCGACCGCGAGCGGGCAGGCCGCGGAGTTCGCGGTGTTCGCCGCGCTCGCCGGCGCGGGCGACCGCATCGTCGCCTCGTCCAACCTCTACGGCGGCACGCTCACCCAGCTCGACGTGACGCTGCGGCGGTTCGGCGTCGACACCGTCTTCGTGGGTGGTGGCGACCCGGCCGACTACGCCGCGGCGATCGACGAGCGCACCCGCTGCGTGTTCGTCGAGGCGGTCGCCAACCCCTCCGGCGCGGTGGCCGACATCGCGGGCCTCGCCGAGGTCGCGCACGCCGCGGGCATCCCGCTGGTCGTCGACGCGACGACCGTCACGCCGTTCCTGCTGCGCCCCATCGAGCACGGCGCCGACATCGTCATCCACTCCGCCACCAAGTTCCTCGGTGGGCACGGCACGACGCTCGGCGGCGTGGTGGTCGAGTCGGGCCGATTCCCTTGGGACAACGGCAAGTTCCCGATGATGACCGAGCCCGTGGCGTCGTACGGCGGGGTGTCGTGGTGGGGCAACTTCGGCGAGTACGGCTTCCTCACCAAGCTGCGCTCGGAGCAGCTGCGCGACATCGGGGCGGCGCTGTCGCCGCACAGCGCGTTCCTGCTGCTGCAGGGGGTCGAGACGCTGGCCCAGCGGATGACCGAGCACGTGCGCAACGCCCGGCAGGTGGCCGAGTGGCTGGCCGCGGACGAGCGGGTGGCGTGGGTGGCGTACGCCGGGCTGCCGGACCACCCCGACCACGACCGTGCGCAGCGGTACCTCCCCGATGGACCGGGCGCGGTCTTCTCGTTCGGGGTCGCCGCGCCCGACGGCGAGGAGCGGGCGGCCGGGCAACGGTTCATCGAGGCGGTCCGGCTGTGCAGCCACCTGGCCAACATCGGTGACGCGCGCACCCTGGTCATCCACCCCGCCTCGACCACGCACCAGCAGCTGAACGACGACCAGCTCGTCGCCGGCGGCGTGCGCCCCGACCTGGTGCGCATCAGCGTGGGCATCGAGGACGTCGACGACATCCTGTGGGACCTCGACCAGGCGCTCGACGCCGCGACGAAGCCGGGAGGCGACGCATGA